In Macrobrachium nipponense isolate FS-2020 chromosome 25, ASM1510439v2, whole genome shotgun sequence, one genomic interval encodes:
- the LOC135198934 gene encoding uncharacterized protein LOC135198934 gives MTSSGQASTGTGSTVSSQASTGTGSTVSSQASTGTGMTSSGQASTGTGSTVSSQAPTGTGMTSSGQASTGTGSTVSSQASTGTGMTSSGQASSGTGSTVSSQASTGTGMTSSGQASTGTGSTVSSQASTGTGSTVSSQASTGTGSTVSSQASTGTGMTSSGQASTGTGSNVSSQAPTGTGMTSSGQPSTGTGIKLSSSQAPTGKE, from the coding sequence ATGACATCCAGTGGTCAAGCTTCAACAGGAACTGGATCAACTGTCAGTTCTCAAGCTTCAACAGGAACTGGATCAACTGTCAGTTCTCAAGCTTCAACTGGAACTGGAATGACATCCAGTGGTCAAGCTTCAACAGGAACTGGATCAACTGTCAGTTCTCAAGCTCCAACTGGAACTGGAATGACATCCAGTGGTCAAGCTTCAACAGGAACTGGATCAACTGTCAGTTCTCAAGCTTCAACAGGAACTGGAATGACATCCAGTGGTCAAGCTTCATCAGGAACTGGATCAACTGTCAGTTCTCAAGCTTCAACAGGAACTGGAATGACATCCAGTGGTCAAGCTTCAACAGGAACTGGATCAACTGTCAGTTCTCAAGCTTCAACAGGAACTGGATCAACTGTCAGTTCTCAAGCTTCAACAGGAACTGGATCAACTGTCAGTTCTCAAGCTTCAACAGGAACTGGAATGACATCCAGTGGTCAAGCTTCTACAGGAACTGGATCAAATGTCAGTTCTCAAGCTCCAACTGGAACTGGAATGACATCCAGTGGTCAACCTTCAACTGGAACTGGAATCAAACTGTCCAGTTCTCAAGCTCCAACAGGAAAGGAATGA